The window CCCCTGGTGGACGAGATCGTGGTCGTTGACGACCACTCCACCGACCTCACCGCGGAGCGGGCCGCCGCCGCTGGTGCCCGGGTGGTCGACGCCGGTGAGGTGTTGACCGAGTACGGCGCCGGCCACGGCAAGGGGGAAGCGCTGTGGAAGTCGCTTCACGAGAGCACCGGCGACGTGGTGGCGTGGGTAGACAGCGACATCGTCGATTTCGATCCAGCGTTCGTGGTCGGTCTGTTGGGTCCGTTGTTGACCGACCCGACCATCGACTTCGTGAAGGGCCACTACCACCGGCCCGAGTCCGACGGCGTTGGCGGCGGTCGGGTGACCGAGCTGCTGGCCCGTCCTCTGTTGTCGCAGTTCTTCCCCGACCTGGCCGAGGTGGCCCAGCCGTTGAGCGGCGAGTACGCGGGACGCCGCACGCTCCTCGAACGACTGCCCTTCATGACCGGCTACGGCGTCGACGTGGCCCTGCTGATCGACGCGGCCCGCACCGTCGGCATCGAACACATAGCCCAGGTCGACCTCGGTGTGCGCCACCATCGCAACCGCACGCTCGATGAGTTGGGCCCCATGGCTCTCACCGTGAGTCAGGTCATCTTGGATCGGGCCGGTGTCCGGCCACCCGGACCTGCCATCCTGCGTCGTCCCGGGACGTCGCCGCTGGTCGTCTCCCCCAACGAGCGCCCTCCACTCGCCAGCCTGGCCGCCCGCTCCCGGCTTTGAGCGGTGGATGCGGCTCCTTAAGCCCGGGTGAGTATCCGGTCGAGCACGCCGGCCAGCCGCGACACCTCAGTCCGGTGGATGTGGACGGTGGCCAGCATGGGTTCGATCAGGTGGCGACTCCAGGTGACCCACATGCCCTGGAATTCGAAGGGCCGTTCGATCCAGGCCGGAGGCACATCGGCGAAGCACAGGACCCGATAGATCGGCAGCGACTCCAGCGGGGACGCCACCAGCGCCCGGGCCACCGACGCTTCGTCGGCAGCGCTCACCACGGCCACGTCGCTTCGGTCCTGGTCGCCGACGTAGAGGCGGGGCTCGGCGGTGAACCAATCTCCGACGTCGCGGCGTTCGATTCGGCCGGTGGCGGGAGGTTCGGTCTTGACCAGCCACACCCCGTTGGGAGACACGGCCACGTGGTCGATGGTGCGTCCCTCGGGTGTGGTGCGAGGTCCGAGCCACACCAACCCCCGGTTCTCTGCGGCCATGAGCACCCGGCCGATGGCGTCGCGAGGTTGAGCCCGCCCGGCACGAACGGTGAGCGGCACCGGATCTGGTTCGGCGGTCCTGACCCCATCTCGGATCCGAGGTTTGGCCCGGGCCGCTTCGGACCCTCACCCCACCCGCACCGGAGGCCCCTGGAACAGTTCTTCAGAAGCCGACCACGCCACTACGGGTTCGGGCGGGCTGTCATCGTTCGACTCCGAGACGGGAGGGGCCGCCTCGGTCGAGGGAGCTTCGCCGGGTGCAGGCGTCGGCGGCTCGGTCCCCACCAGGGCCCCGGCCTCGAGCGGGGCGATGTCCACCGTCGGCTCGGGCGGGTTGGCAATGGCGGCGGCGTAGGCGTCGGCTTCTTCCCGGGCTTTGCGGGCTGCTGCTGCCGCCGACTCCTCGACCGACCGGGCCAGGGTCTCGGCAAGAGATTGGGCCACCGAGTGGGCGACGGACTCCACCGCTTCCACCGACAACGCCTCGGCTTCGGCCTCGGCTCTGGCGCGGGCCTCGAGCTCGGCCTTCTGGATGGCGGTGAGGTAGCCCTCGGGGCGGAGCTCCTCAGGGAAGGTGCCGGCTCGGAAGCACGTGTCGCACACCACCTGTTCGACACCGGAGGCATCCCGGTGCACCCAGGCCAGCCCGCGCGGGGGCAGCTTGCTTCGACAGCCCACGCACTGGGCCCGATGGCGGAGTACCTCCTGTTGCACGGCGCCAGTATCGACGCGATCGCCCATCGGTTCCACGTCCCCCGTTCACACCCGGTCGAAGTCGCTCCAGCGAGGACGCCACGTCCGCCGCCAGTAGTCCAAGGTGGTGCCCGACCAGTTGTTGGTGATGCGCCCCGTGGCCGTCTTGTACCAGGAATGACACGACGTGGCCCACACCGTGCGTCCCAGGTCTCGTTGCACACGGCGGTTGGAGGCGGCCTGGGCCCCGGGCCGCACGTCGAGAGGCCGACGGTCCCCCACCAGGGCGCGGATGCAGGTCAAGGCGTAGGTGATCTGGCGTTCCAGCATGAAGATGATCGAGTTGTGGCCCAGGTTGGTGTTGGGGCCGTAGAGCACGAACAGGTTGGGGAACCCGCTCACCGTGATCCCGTGGTGGGCCTCGGCACCATCGGCCCAACTCTGGTGCAGGTCGATGCCGTGGCGGCCGGTGACGGTCATGGGCATGAGGAACCCGGTGGATTCGAACCCGGTGCCGAACACCAAGGTGTCGACCGGGTGGGCGACTCCGTCGACCACCACCGCGTCGGGCTCGATTCGTTCCACCCCGCCGCACACCACCTCCACGTCGGGACGCATCAGCGTCGGGTACCAGTCGTTGGCGATGAGGATTCGCTTGCAGCCCAGGGTGTAGTCGGGGACGACCATCTCGCGGGTCAGCTTGGGCCCGACGGCCTTGGCCAGTCCTTTGTCGAACAGGTTCTGACCCATCTTGTTGAGCACCGAACCGTCGCGCAGGGCCATGAACCGGGCTTCGAAGCGCGCCCAGATCGAGAACCGGTAGGCCTTGCGGAAGGCGTCGACGTGGAGCAGCCGGCGGGCCCGGGCACTGAGAGGGGCGTCGGCCTTGGGAGCTACGTAGTTGGCGCTGCGCTGGAACAGGGTGAGCGACGCCGCCGCCTCCGCAATGGCGGGCACGAACTGGATGGCGCTGGCCCCGATCCCGACCACCCCGACGTGACGACCCGTCAGGTCGAGGTCGTGGTCCCATCGAGCCGAGTGGAACACCGGACCCTCGAAGGAGTCGAGGCCGTCGAGGGCGGGGATGTGGGGACGGTTGAGCTGACCGGTGGCGGCGACCACGGCGTCGAAGGTCTCTGTGGTCTGGGTGCCGGTGTGGAGGTCGGTGACGGTGACATGCCAGGTCTTGGTGTCGTCGTCGTAGTGCAGGGCCTTGACCTCGGTGCCGAGGCGGATGTGGTCGGTGATGCCGGTCCGGGCCGGGATGGAGTCGAGGTAGCGGCGTATTTCGGGTTGGGTGGGGAACTTGCGGGTCCAGGCCGGGTTGGGCACGAACGACAGCGAATAGAGGTGTGACGGCACGTCGCAGGCCGCCCCGGGGTAGGAGTTGTCCCGCCACGTGCCCCCCACCGAGTCGGCCTTCTCGAACACGGTGAAGGTGTCGATCCCGGCTTGGCGCAGGCGGACGGCCATGCCGAGGCCGCCGAAGCCGGAACCGATGATCGCCACCCGCGGGGTGGCCTGGCCCGGCCGGACCGGTGGGGCCATGGCGCCGGGGAGGGCTTCGGCTCGCTGCCTCAAGGGCAAGGGGAGCAACGACGCGATACGGGCAGTGCGGCTCGGTCGCAGTCCCCGGTTCCCTGACATGGGCGGGATCGTACCGAGCGTGACGAGCCGATTCTCCGACGTTCGCTACTCGGCCGACAGCGCCGGTCAGATCTGGATGGCCTTGGTCTCGAGGAACTCCTCCAGCCCGGCGCGGCCGTACTCGCGCCCGATACCGGACTGCTTGTAGCCACCGAAGGGGGCGAGGGTGTTGTAACGGCCGCCGTTGACCTCGACCTGGCCGGTCCGCAGGCGCCGGGCCACGGCTAGCGCCTCGTCTATGTCGGCGCCCCACACCCCGCCCGACAGCCCGTAGTCGCTGTCGTTGGCGATGGCCACCGCGTCGTCCACGGTGCCATAGGGCAGGATCGACAGCACCGGCCCGAAGATCTCCTCGCGGGCGATGGTCATGTCGTTGGTGACGCCGGCGAACACGGTGGGCTTGACGTAGTAACCGGTGGGCTGGTCCTCGGGGGCGTCGGCGCCGCCGGTGACGAGGGTCGCCCCCTCGTCGATGCCGGTGCGGATGTAGGCCCGGACCCGGTCCCGCTGAGTGTCGGAGATGAGGGGGCCGAGCCGACCGGCGTCGGTGAGCGGGTCGCCGAGGGTGTAGCGGGACTCGACTTCGTCGCGGACCACGTCGACCACTCCGTCGTGACGGTCGGCGGGGACCAGCAGCCGGGTGAGGGCGCTACAGGTCTGTCCGGAGTTGAGGTAGGCGCTGGACACCGCGGCGCGCGCCGCCTTGTCGAGGGTCGCCTCGTCGAGGGACGGCAGCAAGATGTTGGCCGACTTGCCGCCCAGCTCGAGGGCGACCCGTTTGACGGTGGCGGCCGCCACCTCCTGAACCCGGCGACCGGCCCGGGTGGAGCCGGTGAAGCTGACCATGTCGACGTCGGGGTGGACGGCCAAAGCCTCGCCCACCACCGGTCCGGTCCCGCTGACCAGGTTGAACACTCCGGCGGGCACCCCGACGGTATGGATGATCTCGGCCAGTGCGAAGGCGTTGAGCGGTGCGACCTCGCTCGGTTTGAGGACGACGGTGCACCCGGCACACAGCGCGGCCGCCAGCTTGGCCACGATCTGGTGGAGCGGGTAGTTCCATGGGGTGATGGCGGCCACCACTCCAACCGGCTCGCGCACCACCAGGGAGTTGCCCACCTCCTCCTCCCAGGCGAAGTCGTCGACGATGCCCGGGTAACCACCCGCCACCGCCACCGGCAGGCCGACCTGGATGATCCCGGCCAGCTTGCGGGGCATGCCGACCTCGCCCGAGATCAGCCCGGACAGCTCGTCTCGTCGCTCCGCCATTCCTTCACCGATGGCGGCCACCACCGCGGCCCGCTCGGCCGGCACGGTGGACGCCCACCCGTCGAAGGCGGCACGGGCGGCGGCAACGGCCCGATCGACGTCGACCTCGGTACCCGCGGGAATGCGGCCCATCACCGCCTCGGTGGAGGCCGAAATCACGTCGATCGTCTCGGTTCCGGCCGGGTCCACCCAGGCGCCGTCGATGTAGAGCTGGCGGTATTCGTTCACGACTGACCTCCTGGGCGGCGGCCGACGCACGGTCTTTGTCGGCAGATCCGAGGGTACCGGTCTCAGGCCATCGGCCTGCCTGGCAAGATCACGACGTGGACGAGACAACCATGGCCGGAGGGGTCGGCAACGACGGTGAGGTGGTGCAGGTCGGCGCCCACATCCTACGACCGGCCGGACCCCACACCCCCGCCGTGCACGCCCTGCTCTACCACGTGCGCACCCATGGCCTGATGGGGGTGCCGGCCGTGGTGGGCATCGACCCCGACGGGCGGGAACGACTCCTCTACATCGCCGGTGAAGTTGCGTTGCCACCCTTTCCCACCTGGTCGTTGACCGACCGGGTCCTGGTCACCATCACCAAGCTCCTTCACCGCTACCACGACGCCGCATCGAGTTTCCCGATACCGGCCGACGCCGTGTGGAACACCGAACTGGCTGACCCCACTCCAGGTCCCGACCCTGTGGTCTGCCACAACGACGTGTGCCCGGAGAACGTGGTGTTCAGGGGTGCGTCGGCCACGGCCCTCATCGACTTCGACTTCGCCGCCCCCGGCCGTCGGGTGTGGGACGTCGCCGCCATGGCCCGCCTGTGCGCCCCCATCGAGACAGCCGAAGACGCGGCCCGTACCGGCCGCGGAACCCTCAACCCGGTGCGCCGCCTACGAGTGGTGGCCGATGCCTACGGCCTGGACGAGGCCAGCCGCCACGACCTCCTCGACGCCCTCACCACCCAGATCGACCAACGCGGCGAGTTCGTTCGCCGTCGTGTCGAAGCCGGCCAACCAGCCTTCGTGGCCATGTGGGAAGCCACCGGCGGCCAAGCCCGCTACGACCGCCGCCAAGCCTGGTTCCAAGCCGAACGCGCCCACTTCCTGGACACCCTCTGCCGGGACCTACCGCCAACCCCCTGACTACGGATCAAAAGGCTGGGGGTTCGAGTCCCATGCCCCAAGTCGCCAAGGAACGAGGCTGGCAGCGTGGTCCTACCCTTTCGACCATGACCCGGTACGCGGCGCTGCTTCGGGGCGTGAGCCCGATGAACTGCAAGATGGACACACTCGCCAGAGCCTTCACCGCTGCGGGGTTCGGTGACGTGGCGACGGTCCTGTCCAGTGGGAACGTGGTGTTCACCACTAGCTCGCGGTCGACATCGGAGATCAGGGCCATGGCCGACAAGGCGATGGCCGAACACGTGGGGCGGACCTTCGAGATCACCTACCGCACCATCGACGAACTCCAAGGACTGCTCGACGGGGACCCGTTCGCGTGGTTCGACGTTCCGGAAGGGTCCAAGCGGGTCGTGTCGTTCCTGTACGAACCCGTCGACCCTGCCGCGACCAAGACCCTGCCGGTGACCGTCGACGAGGCGACCATCTGGCAGGTAGCGGGGACCGAAGCGTTGGTCAGCTACCTCCCCCACCCCGGTGACCCCGCGTTCATGCGCCTCATCGAGAAGACGTTCGGCAAGAACGTGACCACCCGGACCTGGGACACCGTCGCCAAGATCGTCGCCCGCTCCAACAAGGTCCACACCCCCGGTTGACCGGAGGCTCGGGGCCGTCGCGGCCGTGACTTGCCTTCGCGGAACCGACCTGTTGGGAGACCCATCGCGGAGTTGAGACTTTCCAGGAACAACGGCTTGCTAATCGAACATATGTTCGCTAGAGTACGGGTATGGAGCTTGGCGGTTTCGATCCCGGTGAACGTGGCGATGGCGGTAACAGCGCAAACGGGGTCGAGCAGGCGCTGGTCCTGTTGGGCGAGTTGTTGGGGGCTTCGGTTGGGGATCTGACAGACGGTGAGGTGGTGGACGCCCTGGTAGGGGTGGTGGAGTTGTCGGGGCGTCTGGATTCGTTGGTGGCGCGCCTGGCGGCTTCGTTCGATACCAGGGGTCTGGCTATGACCGATGGCGCCCGGTCCACCGCGGGCTGGCTGGCGGCTCGCAGCGAGTTGTCTCGTCCGGTAGCGGGCGGGTTGGTCGCGACGGGGCGGGCCTTGCGGGCCTGCCCCGTCGTTGACGCTGCGGCTGCTTGCGGGCGGCTGGGGTCGGCAAAGGTACGACTGCTGGTCGAGGCTCGGAAGGGTGTTGAAGACCTCTTCGGCGAGCACGAAGCTGACCTCGTCGATCTGATCACAGGTCTGACGGTGGCTCAGGCTCGGGTGGCTGTCGCTCACTGGCGGCGCTTGGCGTTGGCCACCGCCGGCAAAGACGATGGACCCGAACCTTCA is drawn from Microthrixaceae bacterium and contains these coding sequences:
- a CDS encoding glucosyl-3-phosphoglycerate synthase; the protein is MVVAGCGPSTSGRSAVEGGTGRPLRQAGGVTDGIRALEEDRFPRSYPQGWFRAADLTSLKGATTVSVCLPARNEQSTVGEVVASIRHHLVELTPLVDEIVVVDDHSTDLTAERAAAAGARVVDAGEVLTEYGAGHGKGEALWKSLHESTGDVVAWVDSDIVDFDPAFVVGLLGPLLTDPTIDFVKGHYHRPESDGVGGGRVTELLARPLLSQFFPDLAEVAQPLSGEYAGRRTLLERLPFMTGYGVDVALLIDAARTVGIEHIAQVDLGVRHHRNRTLDELGPMALTVSQVILDRAGVRPPGPAILRRPGTSPLVVSPNERPPLASLAARSRL
- a CDS encoding NAD(P)/FAD-dependent oxidoreductase, whose amino-acid sequence is MAPPVRPGQATPRVAIIGSGFGGLGMAVRLRQAGIDTFTVFEKADSVGGTWRDNSYPGAACDVPSHLYSLSFVPNPAWTRKFPTQPEIRRYLDSIPARTGITDHIRLGTEVKALHYDDDTKTWHVTVTDLHTGTQTTETFDAVVAATGQLNRPHIPALDGLDSFEGPVFHSARWDHDLDLTGRHVGVVGIGASAIQFVPAIAEAAASLTLFQRSANYVAPKADAPLSARARRLLHVDAFRKAYRFSIWARFEARFMALRDGSVLNKMGQNLFDKGLAKAVGPKLTREMVVPDYTLGCKRILIANDWYPTLMRPDVEVVCGGVERIEPDAVVVDGVAHPVDTLVFGTGFESTGFLMPMTVTGRHGIDLHQSWADGAEAHHGITVSGFPNLFVLYGPNTNLGHNSIIFMLERQITYALTCIRALVGDRRPLDVRPGAQAASNRRVQRDLGRTVWATSCHSWYKTATGRITNNWSGTTLDYWRRTWRPRWSDFDRV
- a CDS encoding DUF1697 domain-containing protein, with the translated sequence MTRYAALLRGVSPMNCKMDTLARAFTAAGFGDVATVLSSGNVVFTTSSRSTSEIRAMADKAMAEHVGRTFEITYRTIDELQGLLDGDPFAWFDVPEGSKRVVSFLYEPVDPAATKTLPVTVDEATIWQVAGTEALVSYLPHPGDPAFMRLIEKTFGKNVTTRTWDTVAKIVARSNKVHTPG
- a CDS encoding phosphotransferase, yielding MDETTMAGGVGNDGEVVQVGAHILRPAGPHTPAVHALLYHVRTHGLMGVPAVVGIDPDGRERLLYIAGEVALPPFPTWSLTDRVLVTITKLLHRYHDAASSFPIPADAVWNTELADPTPGPDPVVCHNDVCPENVVFRGASATALIDFDFAAPGRRVWDVAAMARLCAPIETAEDAARTGRGTLNPVRRLRVVADAYGLDEASRHDLLDALTTQIDQRGEFVRRRVEAGQPAFVAMWEATGGQARYDRRQAWFQAERAHFLDTLCRDLPPTP
- a CDS encoding aldehyde dehydrogenase family protein; amino-acid sequence: MNEYRQLYIDGAWVDPAGTETIDVISASTEAVMGRIPAGTEVDVDRAVAAARAAFDGWASTVPAERAAVVAAIGEGMAERRDELSGLISGEVGMPRKLAGIIQVGLPVAVAGGYPGIVDDFAWEEEVGNSLVVREPVGVVAAITPWNYPLHQIVAKLAAALCAGCTVVLKPSEVAPLNAFALAEIIHTVGVPAGVFNLVSGTGPVVGEALAVHPDVDMVSFTGSTRAGRRVQEVAAATVKRVALELGGKSANILLPSLDEATLDKAARAAVSSAYLNSGQTCSALTRLLVPADRHDGVVDVVRDEVESRYTLGDPLTDAGRLGPLISDTQRDRVRAYIRTGIDEGATLVTGGADAPEDQPTGYYVKPTVFAGVTNDMTIAREEIFGPVLSILPYGTVDDAVAIANDSDYGLSGGVWGADIDEALAVARRLRTGQVEVNGGRYNTLAPFGGYKQSGIGREYGRAGLEEFLETKAIQI